A region from the Aphis gossypii isolate Hap1 chromosome 1, ASM2018417v2, whole genome shotgun sequence genome encodes:
- the LOC114122222 gene encoding WW domain-binding protein 2 isoform X3: MSLNTAHVQGGGCLIHAGECIILFTDAVTIDFHGQDGRAFHGSKVGKLFLTTHRLIFINKSDKDELLSFSMPFVTLKDVELEQPVFGSNYIKGKVRAQPNGNWVGEAKFKLIFKKGGAIDFGRAMLRAASMANSNYPQMDNPPAYAPPEGPYYMADVPYGVPPPGYYGWMPSTAAFPDAPPPQSVYRTDMPPPYPGIIGFTGNPGYASAPPAQTAPPPQLFNGQDNTKNN, translated from the exons ATGTCGCTGAACACTGCTCACGTCCAAGGTGGCGGTTGCCTAATACACGCTGGCGAATG cattattttatttactgatGCTGTTACAATTGACTTTCATGGCCAGGATGGCAGAGCATTTCATGGTTCAAAAGTAGGAAAACTGTTTTTAACTACTcatcgtttaatttttatcaacaaatcTGACAAAGATGAGCTTTTATCATTTAGTATGCCTTTTGTTACTCTCAAAGAT gTGGAATTGGAACAACCAGTATTtggttcaaattatataaaaggtAAAGTACGTGCTCAACCTAATGGAAACTGGGTTGGTGAAgcaaaattcaaattgatatttaaaaagggAGGTGCTATTGATTTTGGAAGAGCCATGTTAAGAGCTGCATCAATGG CTAATAGTAACTACCCTCAAATGGATAATCCACCAGCCTACGCACCACCTGAAGGTCCATACTATATGGCTGATGTTCCATACGGTGTACCTCCTCCTGGCTACTATGGATGGATGCCTTCAACTGCTGCTTTCCCAGATGCACCACctc ctcAATCTGTCTATAGAACTGATATGCCTCCACCATATCCAGGTATTATTGGTTTTACTGGTAATCCAGGTTATGCAAGCGCTCCACCTGCACAAACAGCTCCACCTCCACAACTTTTTAACGGACAag ataataccaaaaataattga